The genome window ATTTTCCAAAAGCTTCGCGGGATTTTACATAATCTATTGTTAAAGCAAGCATGTCCTCAGCAGCTGTTTGTGCGGCGATGGCTACTGCTAAACGCTCTTGTTGCAGCTTTTCCATCATATAAATAAAGCCTTTACCTTCTTCACCAAGGAGATTCTCTACAGGTACGCGACAATCCTCAAAATATAGCTCGGCAGTGTCCTGCGCGTGCATGCCAACTTTCTCGAGCTTACGACCTTTCGTGAAGCCTGGTGTCCCGTCTTCAATGACAAGGAGGCTAATGCCACGATGTTTTTTTTCTGCTTGAGGATTTGTTTTTACAGCAACGACCGCTAAATTTGTATGAATACCATTTGTAATAAATGTTTTTTGTCCGTTGACGATATAGTGATCGCCATCACGAATAGCAGTTGTTTGGATGTTTGCCAAATCTGAACCTGTACCTGGCTCTGTCATAGCAATGGCTGTAATATTTTCACCTGTAACACACTTCGGTAGCCAGCGTGATTTTTGCTCATTGGAGCCGAATGCTTCAATATAGGGCACGACAATGTCATTATGCAAGCCAACGCCAATAAGACTCGAACCTACACGCTCTAGCTCCTCTTGAATAATAACGCCAAAGCTAAAATCTAACTCGAGACCCCCATATTGTTCTTCTACTTGAGGACATAGATAGCCCATTTCCCCAAGCTTACGCCAAAACCCAAGTGGAATAAGATGATCTTTCTCCCATTGAGAATAGTGCGGCTCGGCTTCATCTGCTAAAAACTTACGTAAGGTTTTACGAAATAACTCATGCTCTGTTGATTCGAACTTATATCTTGTCATTTGAACAACACCCCTTTTTTTCCCTCGTACATGCGTAAATTTTCTCTTGCAATCATAATGTTACCGAAATATTCAGAGAAATCAAAGCATATTATTCTTAGATTTTTTACATAATCTTATAATTAGATAGAATTGTAAGAGGGGATCTTACATAACATAGGTTTGATTTCATAGGAGCTTTCCTGGGGCATCCGATGAGCGCTACAGGGTCTCATCTGTAATCCCAGAGGAGTAAATCAGCTTCCAGTGTGGCTGGTGTAAACGACTTCGTGTAATAGCCTAGATTACGATATTATCAGTTTCCTAATTAGATTGTCATGTAAATCATACGATTGAATAATCAGGAATATGTACACTTGATATAAGAAGCCAATTTGTTGTCCTTTTCCACTTGCTTTCTATAAGAAGAATATTCAAAGTACTTAGTGTAAATATGAATGTTAAGTATAATGCTATAATCGACTAAACTATAGGAAAGTAGGGGACTGAAATGCCTAAAGTAATTGGAGGAATTCTTTTAATAAGTATATATAGTGCAATAACTTTTTACTTAGGGTGGGGATTAAGACAGTGGCTTGTGGCGATGGGCTGGTTCCGTTATCCAATTTTATATTGGTTAGTGCTGTATATCATTGCGTTTAGTATTATTATTAGTAGATTGCATGAGTCCTTACGAATGTTTTCAATAATCCATAATTATTGGATGTTTATTTTTGAATACGGATTATTGCTTTGCTTGACAGCAAACTTGGTTATTTGGCTAAGTCCCTTTAAAAATGTACAGATAATTGGTAGTATAGCAATTGCTATGTTGTTTGTACTAAGTATTGTCGGCACCTATTTAGCGTATTCTCCTGTTGTCCGTCATTTAGAAATAACGATGGATAAAAAGAGTAGTGAGCTAGAGTCGATGAAAGTTGTAGTTGCATCAGATTTTCATTTAGGTGTTCTATCACATAAAAAACATTTACAGCGCTTTGTTACTTTATCGAATGAAGCAAAGCCGGATATCGTCTTTCTAGTTGGAGATATTGTGGATGACGATCCCAAATGGTTTGTTAAAGAGGGAATGGCAGATGTGATGAAGCAATTAACATCTACATACGGAGTGTATGGTGTACTGGGCAATCACGAGTATTATGGCAAGAAAATTCCTGAGTTTGTTGAAGAGATGGAAAATGCTAATGTGAAAATTTTGCGTGATGAAACTATTAGAATCGACGATGCGTTAATATTAACGGGTCAAGAGGATATTACAAACAAGAATAGAAAGCAACTAGAT of Lysinibacillus agricola contains these proteins:
- a CDS encoding acyl-CoA dehydrogenase family protein; translation: MTRYKFESTEHELFRKTLRKFLADEAEPHYSQWEKDHLIPLGFWRKLGEMGYLCPQVEEQYGGLELDFSFGVIIQEELERVGSSLIGVGLHNDIVVPYIEAFGSNEQKSRWLPKCVTGENITAIAMTEPGTGSDLANIQTTAIRDGDHYIVNGQKTFITNGIHTNLAVVAVKTNPQAEKKHRGISLLVIEDGTPGFTKGRKLEKVGMHAQDTAELYFEDCRVPVENLLGEEGKGFIYMMEKLQQERLAVAIAAQTAAEDMLALTIDYVKSREAFGKSISDFQNTQFKIAEMATKIELGKSFLESLIEEHIAGNDVVTKVSMAKYWITENARELAVQCMQLHGGYGYMEEYKIARRYRDIPVMSIYAGTNEVMKVIIAKNLGL
- a CDS encoding metallophosphoesterase yields the protein MPKVIGGILLISIYSAITFYLGWGLRQWLVAMGWFRYPILYWLVLYIIAFSIIISRLHESLRMFSIIHNYWMFIFEYGLLLCLTANLVIWLSPFKNVQIIGSIAIAMLFVLSIVGTYLAYSPVVRHLEITMDKKSSELESMKVVVASDFHLGVLSHKKHLQRFVTLSNEAKPDIVFLVGDIVDDDPKWFVKEGMADVMKQLTSTYGVYGVLGNHEYYGKKIPEFVEEMENANVKILRDETIRIDDALILTGQEDITNKNRKQLDALKSTDDLPWIVMNHTPNDLITPAEMGVDFHMSGHTHKGQLWPNQYITARVFELDHGYKMKEQMHTLVSSGFGFWGPPMRIGSRSELWVVDINFR